From Mangifera indica cultivar Alphonso unplaced genomic scaffold, CATAS_Mindica_2.1 Un_0091, whole genome shotgun sequence:
TTTGGTAAACTTGAAGTCTTATGTGATTTTTGAAGTTCaagggtgggaaaatgttattcatGCAAAAGAAGGGGGTGGGAAAACCGGTCACCCtcttctaaatttataaaaccgTCCACATTCGATGTACTACCAGTGAAAACAACTTTTCTTTTCTCCGTGAAAATCTCAAACTCCACCTGCaacatctctctctcttaaGCCACGCTGCGGAGAAGCTTGGGTTCCAATAGCCACTGCACAGATGGCATTCACGGAATATAGGCGACTTGACGAGGACTCTTTAATAGAGTACATCAAAGCGACGCCTTCTTTGTCCTCCAAGATTGGTAACAAGTTCGATGACTTGACCATCAAAGAAGTCGGAGATGGAAACCTTAATTTCGTCTATATCGTTATTGGCACTTCTGGTTCTTTTGTCATCAAGCAGGTACctagatttattttttcaataggattaatatatctttatttacaAATAGTAAGCTTACTAAGAAAGCTTCttgatgaaatgtttttggataCAGTTTTCAATTGTAAATCTATGGACGATGGTATAACTGCTTTAAATTTGCTGTAATTATTTGgaattatacttattttaatttttggaagaaaattttcatttactttGCGAGCTTGAGAAAAACAACCTAGATTTCCCTGTTAAAACTTGTTCCCCAATTAGTGAGCCAATGTTGCCTTAATATGTTTTccttttgggttttttttctttagaatcATCTAATTAACATGCAACTAAAGCTCAATCGATATACACATTTGAATTGTCTTTTAGAATCTCAGGCATTTTACATTCCAGCTGGATTTGAGCTTTCAGACTTTCAGAGCATTACTTTCCTTAATTTGTCAAGTTAAATTGACCATGCAATTAATCTAGGTACTAGGTAGTGTATTATAAAAGTATGTCATACTGCTTAcaacttttattaaaagatcAGCACGCTAATGTTCCTGTGGTAGAACAGATTTCGGTGTCTATGTGCTTAGAAATGACATTGTTTGACTAACAATCGGTGACAttaaaaggaataaaagaaCATTATCAATCTAGTTAGACATTGAGCTTTTGGCTTTTTTGCATTAACTCTATTTTCAGGTgctttatttgtataatttttatggaCTAAGGCGGTGCTTCCATCCttatttaagggtttttttgttattaatatacATATGGATATAATGTGAAAGTGTTGAGATGAGTTTCttaatttgattgggtttaggCTCTTCCATACATACGGTGTATTGGTGAATCATGGCCCATGACAAAGGAGCGAGCATATTTTGAGGCAATGGCATTGAAAGAGCATGGACAGCTGTGCCCAGGTCATGTTCCCGAAGTCTATCATTTTGACCATACTATGGCGTTGATTGGTATGCGATACTTGGAGCCTCCACATATTATCCTAAGAAAAGGGTTGATTGCTGGAATTGAGTATCCATTGCTTGCGGAACACATGTCAGAATACATGGCAAGGACTCTTTTCTGCACATCTCTTCTTTATCGTACTACCATGGAGCACAAACGTGCTGGTAAAAGTTTTTCCAttctttgtattttgtttgtatgTTCCTTTGTTTTTCCTAGTGTGTATATTCCATTTATTCAGTTAAAAAGTTGGGCTTCTAATATACCTGATATTTATTGCATAATACATTTCAGGCATATGTAACTTGTAGGTTATGAGATGTTTCTATGCTTGaaattttgttcttgttttttgaATTGTTGCTGCAGTGATGTatacattttgatttttttctcctaattttaatcattttttaatttctaaataatttttggCTCTGAAGCTGTAGTTCTATACTACGTTGAAGTTTTTGTTGAAACATGACCAATATGCTTTTCACTATTGATGATGCAGTTGCTGACTTTTGTGGAAATGTGGAGCTATGCAGGCTTACTGAGCAGGTTGTTTTTTCGGACCCCTATAAAGTATCTCAATATAACCGTTGCACATCTCCTTTTCTTGACCGTGATGCTGAGGCTGTGCGGGGGGACAACATTTTAAAGCTTGAAGTAGCTGAGTTGAAATCCAAGTACTATTACTTCCGCAATACTGATTTCTTTCCATAATGTATGGAAGCTCTTTATTTGGAAAAGAACATTTATATTAACCAGATATGCAATTTGTATAGGTTCTGTGAAAGAGCACAAGCTCTGATACATGGGGATCTCCACACTGGGTCTGTCATGGTTACTCATGATTCAACTCAGATTATAGATCCAGAATTTGCATTTTATGGACCAATGGGTTTTGATATTGGAGCTTTTCTTGGAAACTTAATTTTGGCTTATTTTGCTCAAGATGGACATGCTGATCAAGGGAATGATCGGAAAGTATGTCTCAGTTTTTTGATTGCTTTGccttcattatatatttttgttatgtggAGATGTTATTTTGTGCATGTCCTGATCCTTTCTACCTAATGCATTATGCGTTTTAAAATCTTCCCCTCCCCTTCCAACCtgttttttttatacttaatgAAGTAGCTACTcttaattatttaactaattaattttttttgggggtGGGGGAGAGATGGGACacttctatatttttcttctgtGTGGTGTTGTCTTTGTGccacttttttcttctctttttttaggaaaagaaaaagttggTGCATGCCTTGGTACTGCATGTAACAACTAGTTTGTTTCGTGCCCTGTTTAATAAATTTCAGGACTTGTGTTCTAACATCACAATTTATATGTACCTTTATATATCTGCATGCCttctttgttaattatttttggCTTTTAACTGTGTTAGTTTTGGCTCTCATCTGTGTGACTAgcatttaaaatttctcaactGTCACCCCTTGAGGGATTTTATGGTATGGAACTCGTGGTACTAGCTCTAGGAGGATCAGGTATGTTAGCAGCAGTCCAAGAAGGCAAACAAATGAATAAGTGAAGTAATTAAAAACGAACTAATGAGTGCTCAGTTGCTGCTGGTAGACATTTAACTTGAAGCATTGTTGATTCTAGTGTAACATTGGGTTTAGAATTTGGTGCTTTAGAAATAAATGATAATGGGATACTTAACAATGCCGATGTAAATGAGTATTAGATGTGTAacattatgattatgtgattgtgttctttcttttgcttttttctatcctttttttgtttctaaGTGGGGAAAAAGGAGGGGTAAATTTAGGACAATTCAAGGGACTGCTTTGCAGtgtttgattttacttttaGGGTTTTTGCCTAAAGTTAATTTCTTCTTGCAGACATATAAAAAATGGATTTTGAAAACAATTGAAGAGACTTGGACTCTATTCCACGATAAGTTCACAGCACTTTGGCATCAACACAAGGATGGGTCGGGTGAGGCATACCTTCCAGAAATTTATAATAACCCTGATCTTCAGCTGCttatacaagaaaaatatatgaaagaatTATTCCATGACACCCTTGGATTTGGTGCTGCCAAAATGATAAGGTGAGATGGAAGatttttattcttcatttacatttttttatttactttcatAGCTCCCAGGCTAGCTTTTGTAGACTTTTACGGTTTAGTATTGCTGTTGTGGAAGCTATCTTGACCCTTTTTTTCATCGGTTATGGTCTTGTTTGTTTGGCTTGCTATCATGATTTTGGTTTTCCCTCataaatttagtgtttttaCCTGATCTAGTTTGTGAATGTGGACTGACCCTTGactaaaattttgagtttcCACTGATCTAGATTGTTGGATTTAGTAGTTATTACTCtggtgataattttttctaaactgAAATAAATTCAAGCTTGGAATGGTCATGAGTTTAATTATGTATCCATTATGCTTACCCCAATCTTGTTCTTGTTATCTTAACAGTAAAAATTGTCAGCTTATTGAAgtttaataatgaattatgGTTGATCGATACCAGAAATAATAACAGAATTGTGATGTTGTGTAACAACTTATGCTTGATAAGTTATTGCtcctattaattaattaatgataaaaatcatGACTACATAAATTTGGATCCACACAATAAGTCCATTATTAGCTTAAATTTCTGAGGTTATTGGTCTCAGCATTTGTTGAGTTTTCTTCTTTCCACattatcttgtttttgttaccTTTCCAGTAAAAAATTGTCAGCTTATTTAAGTTGTATAATGAATGATGGTTGATCGATACCAGAAAATAATAACAGAGTTGTGATGTCACATATCAACTTAAGCTTGACAGGTTATGTTAGAATCCTGAAATATTCCCCCCTTCTATTAATCCATTAATGATACAAATCAAGACTTACATAAATTTGGATCCATCCCATAAGAAGTCCATTAATTAAATGCTGTCGTAAATATGAGGGAGACCCCATTCCTATTAGCTTAAATTTTGTAGGTAATTGGTTGCAGcatttgttaagttttcttGTTTCCTATAACTTAGCAGTTTTCTCCAATATATAGATTTAGGAGTTTGTAAATCCATGATGATGATGTTTTCACCATTTGATGGATAGGAGGATTGTTGGTGTTGCCCATGTTGAGGATTTTGAATCAATTACAGATGCTAGCAAACGTGCAGCTTGTGAGAGGCGAGCTCTTGAATTGGCAAAAACACTTCTGAAGGAAAGGCGAAAATTCCAAACCATTACTGAAGTTGTTTCAGCAATTCAGCTTCAGCCGTAACACAAGTTTTATGTAAGATTGGTGGTTAGTTTCATGTGGTGAGGTTCTGTATGAAAGCAGTTTCACGTTCTTGCTTAAAATGGGGAAAAAGAGAAGCAAGTTTCGTTGACTCTGAACAAGCGGTGGTGAGAGAACCACTACTTATTGCAATATTATCTTGGCTGTGATTGTATTGTCGTGACTGGGTGCATATCAGAGTATAAAATTTCCCTCTATTTACTACTTTCTTGAGCAGCTAGTAAGTCCTGGCTCCAATTACCTTGAGGATTTTAATTATAACCAACTTGTCATCACTCAAGGGTAATTTGATTGGAGCAAGCAGTATGTTCATTACTCTATTAGATAAACTGCCGGCACCTGGGtgaattaattttgttgatgcTAGTACTGGCTATCTTTGGGCTTTGTTTGGTGAAATATCCGGCATCATTCATTATGAATCGTTTCTTCACTGAGAGTTATGATAaagcatattttattataattagacaataaaattatgtgtatccactttaagtatataaatatatatatatttatatgtgttattatatgattgaatgaatttgaattaataataaaataatattcaatcgtatgataaaatttaatatttatatattcaaaatagatatatatagtattactcggCTCGAACGAGAGTTCGTATAAGGGCaatgtttctttctcttttttctggATGATTCTCtatgtttttagatatttatactGCATTTTATGATACTGGGTGAGtactttcttctttaatttatatagcAGTGGACACCGCGCCATCGTTTGTTGAATGTTCAAATGCCGccagtatatatgaatattgtcCAAATTTGATTAATGACAAGGCAAATCCAAGTTTTCTTCTTCTGCGCCAATAAGGTAATGCAAAATCGCCATTTTGATATCAATTAAATCACGTCTTCATTCAATGAAGCCTTGGCCTCCACAAGTCGCTGGGCCCACATTCGCTGACCAAACCAACATTAAACGTCTTTTATTGTCTCCTTAAAGCCTGAAACTTCATCGTTTAACTCTTCACTGTTTTCCTAAACCTCCAATAGCCACAGCACACCGATGGCCTTCACCGGGTTCAGCCCGCTTGACGAAAAACTTTTGATCGAGTATATCAAAGCCACACCCACTTTGTCCTCTAAAATTGGTAACAAGTTTGATGACTTGATCATCAAAGAAGTCGGAGATGGCAACATGAATTTCGTTTACATAGTTGCCGGCACTTCTGGTTCTCTAGTCATCAAGCAGGTACTTCAGATATAATTCCTTTTGTCTTCAAAAACTTCGTAGTGTTGACTATTTGAGATGACTTTTGTAATCTGTTTGTGTGTGCACAGGCCCTTGAATACATTCGATGCATCGGGGATTCATGGCCAATGACAAGAGAGCGAGCATATTTTGAGGCCTTGGCATTGAAAGAGCACGGCCAAATGTGCCCTGATCATGTTCCGGAAGTTTATCATTTTGATCGTACCATGTCTTTGATCGGAATGCGATACTTGGAGCCTCCGCATATTATCCTGAGGAAAGGACTGACTGCAGGAATTGAGTATCCATTGCTTGCAGAACACATATCAGAATATATGGCAAAGACCCTTTTCTGCACGTCTCTTCTGTACCGTTCTACCATGGAGCATAAACGTGCTGGTAAGAATTATTACATAACATAGCTTAATTTACCATTCGCACACTTAACTTCCAGTGGGATGCTTTCAACAAGTCGATAAAGGGCAGCTAATGAGCTTAATTGAATGATTGATGCAGTTGCTGAATTTTGTGGGAATGCAGAGCTATGCAGGCATACTGCACGGGTTGTTTTTTCTGACCCTTACAGAGAATCTCAATATAACCATTGGACTTCTCCTTATCTTGACCGTGATGCGGAGGCTGTGAGGGACGATAATTCTTTGAAGATCGAAATTGCTGAGTTGAAATCCAAGTACTATATCTTCCTCTGTACTAGTTTTCTTTCTACAATATGTGGCAATTCCAATATAGCTAATATCATTTCTGTAGATTCTGTGAAAGAGCTCAAGCTCTCATACATGGGGATCTCCACACTGGCTCCATTATGGTTACTCTTGATTCAACTCAAGTTATAGATCCAGAATTTGCATTTTATGGACCGATGGCTTTTGATATTGGAGCTTTTCTTGGAAACTTGATTCTGGCTTATTTTGCTCAAGATGGACATGCTAATCAAGCGAATGACCGCAAAGTATGTTGCAGATAGACTAGAGTGTCATGCATAACATTGATTTTTGGCACTTTTTAGATCTTCCATGAgtctttttattatgtttaaaaggTTGGCATTCTACTGCAGAGTTATAAAGAGTGGATATTGAGGACAATTGAAGAGACTTGGACTCTGTTCCACAATAAGTTCACTACACTTTGGGATCAAAATAAGGGTGGTTCTGGTGAGGCATACCTTCCAGAAATCTATAATAATCATGAGATTCAACAACTTGTCCAACAAAAATTCATGAAAGATCTGTTCCACGACACCCTTGGATTTGGAGCTGCCAAAATGATAAGGTAAGATAAACTTAAAGGAATGTGTTAGTTCTTAGTTTATACTTTCAGGATTGATACTAAaacattgataatttttttttattcttttcgaAACATTATTGACATTCTACTTCGCAATTCTGTTGTTTCATGATCATCCAAGTCTGACAGtgatgtttttatattttaattgttagGAGGATTGTGGGTGTGGCCCATGTTGAGGATTTTGAATCAATTAAGGATGCTAGAAAACGAGCAGCTTGTGAGAAACAAGCTCTTGAATTTGCAAAACTGCTTCTGAAGGAAAGAAGGAAATTCCAAGCCATTGCTGAAGTTGTTTCAGCCATTACAATGCTTCATCTTTAAGATTTAGAAAAAGTTGAATAAACCTGTAATCTTGATGAACCAATTGTATTGAAGCTTTCATCGCCACATGGGGATCACTTTGAGTAACAACATGCTCAAGATCTAAACAAATAAACCTGTTGCAGTCAGTTAAACTAATGAATTGATACTTGTCATTGGAGCAAGTGATGACTCAACAAATGATTCAGCATCTAAGATGGTAGTCTTCCATAGTTGACGAGTTCTTCAATTGTACGGTGGCCTAATTCTTGGCTGGGAAGAGTTGTACTACAACTCAAGTTACCACAGTGACCTGAATATGTCACATTTTCAAGCACTGTATGGCAGGCTCCCACCGCCCATTCCTGCGTATTGCCGGGGCTTTACTTCAATCCAAGCATTAGATGAGGCAATACAATACAAGATCAAATAGGTCAATTTATTAGAAGGTAGTTTATCTACCAAATAGAATCCCAAGAAATCCAAGCAAGAGTGCCCAAATCTTTCCTTGTAGGAAAAGGGCCAAAACGCAACCATCGAGCCAGGAAATGTAAGTTTCTTGTGGCTCTTTAATTTGGAAATTTGTTAAAGAGGTTAGTGGAAGTACGTGTCAATACGTATTGATTTATGgttgagaaaataaagaaaagcaaagTAATTCTGAACTAGAACAGTAAAATGGATTTAATTGTTCCTCAAAAATTTTCGGTGCAAACAGTGTAATTACAGTTCTTGTAAGTGGTGAATATTACACGTAAATGATGGTGTGCGCCATTGACCATGGTGGCCGGTGGGCATGCCTTCTTGACATTTGTTGATTTAACTACAGTAacaaatgttagaaaaataaaattccctAGAACAATTGGGTTATAACTCATAAGAATTCAGACAAATCAGATTCAACTATTTGATGTAAAAATCGTTTTGATACAAAAACCCTTTTAATTGATTGTCAATATGAAAAACCAATCTTCCTTCTCAATAATATTCAATGAAAATATGGTAACTTTTTGGATGGATGAGATTATTATCATTCTATGGTATGGAAAGAAAACCTACCCTTTGATTTATAAAGAGTTTATTGTACCCTTCCAATGAAATTTAGTAGCCTATACTTATATCCCAATTAAGTAACTAAATGTGAAGCTTATTGAATCTTTTTAATATGATCACATAATGTTTACAATTCGGGTTctatttttgtcaaataaaatgataataaatatatgccACATGAAAATTCCAACAATAAGCTATAGTAAGAAAATCATGAGCTAGCCAAAATCAAGAgagaaattttcattatttctttgATGTATGTATTTGCAGAATCATTTACACAAGACGAACGGAGATTTGTCTCAACTTAAATTACACAAATACTATAACAACAGCctgttgaaattaaaaaaaggaggGAGAgggaagagaaaaataaaaaataaaaacaatgagAGACTATATGTCTTCTCGTTATAATTCTGAGATTTCCCTGATCAATCGTTTGAGATTTAGCGACAGAAATCTGTAGCCTGGATTTCATGATTCGTCTTCCACGAAACTCTTGCTCCTATTCGTACTCTACTAGCTAGCTtcttgagagaaaaaaaaaaacaaagatatgtATGTGAAGATAAAAAAGGATTTCCAAGAAACGGAATGAAGGATTAAACACCTCCCCTTCAGTGACCAACTCCACGACGGCTTGGTCCAGAATAAGCTTTGACTAAATGAATGAAATCCTTCGTTGAAGGAAGGGAAGAATGTTGATCATGATAATCTTTCAGGGGCCTCGAGCCCTCAACATGCGAACAGTAAGGGAGCAGAAGGAAGAAGACGAAGATGACAATTGCATTGAAAACCAATACAAGAGAAAGAGACCtcatattaatttctttttctctcaaaacTAATGTTAAATTCTCCTGAAATCTAGGTGGAGTATTTTGATTCTGGGATGAAATTCTTCAACACCCAcccatgcatatatatataaatataaagacgGTAGAagtattcattaaaaaaataagtagttGGTCCCTGACTTGGGATTTGTTGGGCGATTTGGCAGAGAAGGAATTCTGGGTTAGAAAGGTTTGAATATGGGGTTGAAAATGATAccaagaaaatataaacaatacttacaataaaaaaaattcaaagctgAGACAGTAAAGGCCATATTTTGACTATGCAAATCTTTTAGGTAGAGATATAGATATGGGTtctaattcaacaaaattcctTTTCTGGTTGTTTAATTAGATTCCGACTTAGTTTGTGTATGGGGTTTGTGTTGCTTTATTGACCATCTCAACCTACTCTCTGCTGGATCTCATTCTTTAACTTTCTGAATTGGTCAAACAACTCCTGTTGAgacaataaatatttacattCATATTATGTGTATGGATCGAGATGGATTGCATAAACGCggtctaattaaaaaaatgataaccaTAAAAAGTTAACCATGATTAagtaatgataaaaaatatcatatgcTTTTGACCGTTGCCATTTTCCACTGTGAAAGCCGATACACGAAAATAGCTGGAATTGATTGTGGCGGTGGTTGTTGTAATTCCAGTTCTTGCTGGAGAAGAGAAGGCAAAAGTGTGAGTCAcaggaaatatatatatatatatatatatgtaaagtaaacattttttaatattatattgtaaagtaaacatttttcaatatcaaattgtAAGTTAAAAGCTTAAATGAGGATAGAAAATTCAAGATAGGccaaaaggattatttcccatccaaggttaaATGTGTTCTCAAAATCACATTTGTAAAGTTTGAAAAGCTAAAAGTCTCGTCtatctgttaaaaatctcaattgcAGTTAAGGACAAAATGaccatttaataaaaaatttaaaaatctaaagttttattatgtttgtcTCATTTAGTTAgcaaatctcataatttttctcacctgaagtttgaaaaataaaaaattttcctcTAGAGTTTGCATACCGTCTTCAGAGACGACCATTTTCGATTGCGTTGGCTCTCCCTTCCTGCTTAAATCTTCCTGCCAATCACTGATGAAACCTATTTCCTCTAACGAAAACAAAATCATCTTTGTCGAAGAAAATAGGCTTCGTCAGTGGTTGAGATGTGATCAGTAAGGAGAGTTAAGCTGAGAGGGAGAGCCAACGCGGTTAAAGACAACAAAATTTGGCATCTCTAACAACGGTTTGTAAACCCTACgggagaaattttgattttttaaattttatgtaggagaaattgtgatattttcaaactgaggGGGGTAAAAGTactaaaactttagttttttattaaatgacagtttttatccttaaccttaagtgagatttttaacagatgGATAagactttttaactttttaaactttactgGTATGACTTTGAGAACATACCtaaatttaggtgaaaaatagtccttcaaAATATTGaccatcaaaataatataaaaaatgacgAGAGGGAGGTTTAGCTATCAACTCATTCCTGTTGCTGTCAGACGATAGGATAAGAGCATCACTTCACACATTCGTCTCTCTTTAAATTGACGAAGAGACGAATATCTTTATTTGTCCGTCTTGTCTTTGTTTGTTTGTCAATATTTCTTCATTTGTTAATGATAAGAGAGAAccaattaagatttaaaaagaaaagaaaaagtcgTTGGAAATAGAGTAACGGACAAAGAGGGAAGACAAAATAACCTAGATGTAAGagaaaataatcacttttctaaatttgaaaagtttaaataaagttgaaattgttaatttttaaaataaagaaagaaaatatataacaaaaaatttcaattgacATTTAATGATAGAtatgtgtttgagtttttaattccTTACTTCTATGAATTCGGGAATaaaataaaccttgggtg
This genomic window contains:
- the LOC123207660 gene encoding methylthioribose kinase-like, whose translation is MAFTEYRRLDEDSLIEYIKATPSLSSKIGNKFDDLTIKEVGDGNLNFVYIVIGTSGSFVIKQALPYIRCIGESWPMTKERAYFEAMALKEHGQLCPGHVPEVYHFDHTMALIGMRYLEPPHIILRKGLIAGIEYPLLAEHMSEYMARTLFCTSLLYRTTMEHKRAVADFCGNVELCRLTEQVVFSDPYKVSQYNRCTSPFLDRDAEAVRGDNILKLEVAELKSKFCERAQALIHGDLHTGSVMVTHDSTQIIDPEFAFYGPMGFDIGAFLGNLILAYFAQDGHADQGNDRKTYKKWILKTIEETWTLFHDKFTALWHQHKDGSGEAYLPEIYNNPDLQLLIQEKYMKELFHDTLGFGAAKMIRRIVGVAHVEDFESITDASKRAACERRALELAKTLLKERRKFQTITEVVSAIQLQP
- the LOC123207659 gene encoding methylthioribose kinase-like, with translation MAFTGFSPLDEKLLIEYIKATPTLSSKIGNKFDDLIIKEVGDGNMNFVYIVAGTSGSLVIKQALEYIRCIGDSWPMTRERAYFEALALKEHGQMCPDHVPEVYHFDRTMSLIGMRYLEPPHIILRKGLTAGIEYPLLAEHISEYMAKTLFCTSLLYRSTMEHKRAVAEFCGNAELCRHTARVVFSDPYRESQYNHWTSPYLDRDAEAVRDDNSLKIEIAELKSKFCERAQALIHGDLHTGSIMVTLDSTQVIDPEFAFYGPMAFDIGAFLGNLILAYFAQDGHANQANDRKSYKEWILRTIEETWTLFHNKFTTLWDQNKGGSGEAYLPEIYNNHEIQQLVQQKFMKDLFHDTLGFGAAKMIRRIVGVAHVEDFESIKDARKRAACEKQALEFAKLLLKERRKFQAIAEVVSAITMLHL